The Osmerus eperlanus chromosome 7, fOsmEpe2.1, whole genome shotgun sequence genome includes a region encoding these proteins:
- the entpd3 gene encoding ectonucleoside triphosphate diphosphohydrolase 3 yields the protein MAMKLGCCIALFFLLASVAVIIAISVIQGCNWTHETPGLKYGIVVDSGSSRSTVYLYQWPAEKENNTGVVTENMHCQVAGPGISDMNVDPARDVASWKAIRACMANVTKAIPPEQHSATPVFLGATAGMRLLHAQNEEASNTILQNLRDYLKSLPFSFHNASIISGQEEGLYGWITVNYLMGNFLDKNLWNAWARPHGAETRGSMDLGGASTQIAFAVPEDLTGQDYLPVTLYGYDYNIYTHSFLCYGKNEAEKRVQAALVKSSKDPTTVVHPCLPRGFNHTMPASSIFNSECTEAPEGYDPALSITMVGAADRDACGDVVRSLFNLSCMGNCSFNGVEQPPLSGGFMAYAGFYYSAAALYLNGTSTLDTFNSTMQDFCAMDWPTLKKERTWIRDKFLKSYCFSITYVYTLLVDGYKFNEESWKTIQFQKEVKNTSIAWSLGYMLTLSNMIPAEAKLVRLPLNTPLFGGLLFLFSALTIVSVMFLLIKLRNKKR from the exons GTCTCGCTCTACTGTTTACCTTTACCAgtggcccgcggagaaggagaacaACACAGGAGTGGTCACTGAAAACATGCATTGCCAAGTTGCAG gCCCTGGGATTTCGGACATGAACGTAGATCCAGCTCGGGATGTGGCATCCTGGAAGGCTATCAGAGCCTGCATGGCCAACGTCACCAAGGCCATCCCTCCAGAACAGCACAGTGCCACCCCTGTCTTCCTGGGGGCCACCGCAGGGATGAGGCTACTGCA TGCACAGAATGAAGAAGCGTCCAATACAATCTTGCAGAACCTTAGGGACTATCTCAAGTCCCTACCATTCAGTTTTCACAACGCTTCGATCATCTCTGGACAGGAAGAGGGTCTGTATGGGTGGATTACCGTAAACTACCTCATGGGGAATTTCTTGGAC AAAAACCTCTGGAATGCCTGGGCACGCCCTCATGGAGCAGAGACACGAGGTTCCATGGATCTGGGCGGGGCCTCCACACAGATTGCCTTCGCCGTTCCTGAGGACCTTACAGGACAGGACTACCTCCCTGTGACGCTGTATGGGTATGACTacaacatctacacacacagcttcctgtgCTACGGGAAGAACGAGGCGGAGAAGAGAGTCCAGGCTGCTTTAGTGAAG TCCTCGAAAGACCCAACCACGGTGGTCCACCCCTGCCTTCCACGAGGCTTCAACCACACCATGCCCGCATCGTCCATCTTCAACAGCGAGTGCACCGAGGCTCCGGAGGGCTATGACCCCGCTCTGAGCATCACCATGGTGGGAGCGGCCGACCGAGACGCCTGTGGCGACGTTGTGCGCTCCTTGTTCAATCTGTCCTGCATGGGGAACTGCTCTTTCAACGGGGTGGAGCAGCCACCACTGTCTGGAGGTTTTATG GCGTATGCTGGTTTCTACTACAGTGCTGCAGCTCTGTACCTGAATGGCACTTCCACCCTTGACACATTCAACTCCACCATGCAGGATTTCTGTGCCATGGACTGGCCCACA TTAAAGAAAGAACGGACGTGGATTAGAGACAAGTTCTTGAAATCCTACTGTTTCTCTATTACCTACGTGTACACTTTACTGGTGGACGGATACAAGTTCAATGAAGAATCCTGGAAAACCATTCAGTTTCAGAAAGAA gtGAAGAACACCAGCATAGCATGGAGTCTGGGGTACATGCTGACACTGTCCAACATGATCCCAGCAGAGGCCAAGCTGGTCCGCCTACCCCTGAACACCCCTCTGTTTGGtggtctcctcttcctcttctcggcCCTCACCATCGTCAGTGTCATGTTTCTCCTCATCAAGCTG CGCAACAAAAAGCGATAG